A genome region from Triplophysa rosa linkage group LG24, Trosa_1v2, whole genome shotgun sequence includes the following:
- the LOC130548003 gene encoding zinc-binding protein A33-like isoform X1, producing MADALLSMEEDLTCVICCDVYTDPVTLKCSHSLCEKCLQEFWSTQDVIRCPVCRKECSHDEPTKSLAFKSLCETFKRKKPTAISEDICQEHNKKLKFFCYEDEKLFCVVCQALQIHENHKWSPVEEAVVNVKEDLEEHIDALQVTFDELKEAHDSCMKQIEFIEEHSSAGENKIKEEYKKLHQFLKDEEARWTRSLQKEVKSQELKIRARMEELSKQISDLSEKVAAVWQDMEAENITFLQNYSKNLQRVRCSSDPNTDPELNEYQLHPPQTMIFTTWARMLELVEKPPVTLDPKTASPKLLLSPDWSSIQYVESKLCVSENPERLYVGVLASQGFSSGLHCWDVEVGDNDHWTLGVVGATVNRKKLFKMDPKSSFWCFRYVNGTYRKCNEPAIDIDEDERPYIIRLQLDFDQGELSFIDPFRNKSLCTFTSGFPEKVFPYFCTGKGGRPLNIYMGKNTC from the exons ATGGCTGACGCTTTGTTGTCTATGGAGGAGGATCTGACCTGTGTCATCTGTTGTGATGTCTACACCGATCCGGTGACACTGAAATGTAGCCACAGTTTGTGCGAGAAGTGCTTACAGGAGTTCTGGAGCACTCAGGACGTGATACGATGTCCGGTCTGCCGAAAGGAATGTTCACACGATGAACCCACAAAGAGCTTGGCCTTTAAATCGCTCTGTGAGACATTCAAGAGGAAAAAACCCACAGCTATTTCAGAAGACATCTGTCAGGAACACAACAAGAAACTCAAATTCTTCTGCTATGAGGATGAGAAGCTCTTCTGTGTGGTCTGTCAAGCTTTACAGATCCATGAAAATCACAAGTGGTCACCTGTTGAAGAGGCTGTCGTGAATGTAAAG GAGGACCTTGAGGAACATATAGACGCATTACAAGTAACCTTTGATGAGCTCAAGGAAGCCCATGACAGCTGCATGAAACAGATCGAGTTCATTGAG GAACACAGCAGTGCTGGGGAAAATAAGATCAAAGAGGAATATAAGAAACTGCACCAGTTTCTTAAAGATGAGGAGGCGAGATGGACCCGTAGCTTGCAGAAAGAAGTGAAATCTCAAGAGTTGAAAATCAGGGCTAGAATGGAGGAGCTGTCCAAACAGATCTCAGACCTGTCAGAGAAGGTGGCAGCTGTATGGCAGGACatggaagctgaaaacatcaCATTTCTTCAG AATTACAGTAAAAACCTTCAAAG AGTTCGATGCTCATCAGATCCAAACACGGACCCAGAGCTAAATGAATATCAACTTCATCCTCCCCAGACCATGATCTTCACCACCTGGGCCAGAATGCTTGAACTTGTGGAAAAAC CTCCTGTGACTTTGGACCCAAAGACGGCCTCTCCAAAGCTGCTGTTGTCACCGGATTGGTCCAGTATCCAGTATGTGGAAAGCAAATTGTGTGTGTCTGAGAATCCAGAGAGGCTATATGTGGGAGTTCTGGCTTCACAGGGCTTCAGCTCGGGTCTGCACTGCTGGGATGTAGAGGTGGGAGACAACGACCACTGGACACTGGGTGTAGTGGGGGCAACAGTGaacagaaaaaaactttttaaaatggaTCCTAAAAGTAGTTTTTGGTGTTTTCGTTACGTAAATGGTACATACCGAAAATGTAATGAGCCTGCCATAGATATTGATGAGGACGAGAGACCGTATATCATCCGACTGCAGCTTGACTTTGACCAAGGAGAGCTGAGCTTCATTGATCCCTTCAGAAACAAAAGTTTGTGCACCTTCACTAGTGGATTTCCTGAGAAGGTCTTCCCATATTTCTGTACTGGAAAAGGGGGTAGACCACTGAATATTTACATGGGCAAAAACACTTGCTAa
- the LOC130548003 gene encoding E3 ubiquitin-protein ligase TRIM35-like isoform X2, whose protein sequence is MADALLSMEEDLTCVICCDVYTDPVTLKCSHSLCEKCLQEFWSTQDVIRCPVCRKECSHDEPTKSLAFKSLCETFKRKKPTAISEDICQEHNKKLKFFCYEDEKLFCVVCQALQIHENHKWSPVEEAVVNVKEDLEEHIDALQVTFDELKEAHDSCMKQIEFIEEHSSAGENKIKEEYKKLHQFLKDEEARWTRSLQKEVKSQELKIRARMEELSKQISDLSEKVAAVWQDMEAENITFLQNYSKNLQRVRCSSDPNTDPELNEYQLHPPQTMIFTTWARMLELVEKPPVTLDPKTASPKLLLSPDWSSIQYVESKLCVSENPERLYVGVLASQGFSSGLHCWDVENIIQLVSFHKSSIHLPSTGGDTGTGEL, encoded by the exons ATGGCTGACGCTTTGTTGTCTATGGAGGAGGATCTGACCTGTGTCATCTGTTGTGATGTCTACACCGATCCGGTGACACTGAAATGTAGCCACAGTTTGTGCGAGAAGTGCTTACAGGAGTTCTGGAGCACTCAGGACGTGATACGATGTCCGGTCTGCCGAAAGGAATGTTCACACGATGAACCCACAAAGAGCTTGGCCTTTAAATCGCTCTGTGAGACATTCAAGAGGAAAAAACCCACAGCTATTTCAGAAGACATCTGTCAGGAACACAACAAGAAACTCAAATTCTTCTGCTATGAGGATGAGAAGCTCTTCTGTGTGGTCTGTCAAGCTTTACAGATCCATGAAAATCACAAGTGGTCACCTGTTGAAGAGGCTGTCGTGAATGTAAAG GAGGACCTTGAGGAACATATAGACGCATTACAAGTAACCTTTGATGAGCTCAAGGAAGCCCATGACAGCTGCATGAAACAGATCGAGTTCATTGAG GAACACAGCAGTGCTGGGGAAAATAAGATCAAAGAGGAATATAAGAAACTGCACCAGTTTCTTAAAGATGAGGAGGCGAGATGGACCCGTAGCTTGCAGAAAGAAGTGAAATCTCAAGAGTTGAAAATCAGGGCTAGAATGGAGGAGCTGTCCAAACAGATCTCAGACCTGTCAGAGAAGGTGGCAGCTGTATGGCAGGACatggaagctgaaaacatcaCATTTCTTCAG AATTACAGTAAAAACCTTCAAAG AGTTCGATGCTCATCAGATCCAAACACGGACCCAGAGCTAAATGAATATCAACTTCATCCTCCCCAGACCATGATCTTCACCACCTGGGCCAGAATGCTTGAACTTGTGGAAAAAC CTCCTGTGACTTTGGACCCAAAGACGGCCTCTCCAAAGCTGCTGTTGTCACCGGATTGGTCCAGTATCCAGTATGTGGAAAGCAAATTGTGTGTGTCTGAGAATCCAGAGAGGCTATATGTGGGAGTTCTGGCTTCACAGGGCTTCAGCTCGGGTCTGCACTGCTGGGATGTAGAG AACATAATTCAGCTTGTCAGTTTTCACAAATCCTCCATTCACCTGCCGTCCACAGGGGGGGACACAGGGACAGGTGAATTGTGA